Genomic segment of Saprospiraceae bacterium:
GGCAGATCGATTTAATATGAAGTTAATCGGAAATCCGGATCAATTAATTTATGGGATCAATGAAATCCATAAAGTGATCTCGGGTGATTTGACTTTTGTTGATGTGGAGAAATATTATTCAAAATCGATTCACTCAGATGCAACGGTTATTTTAATTAATAAAGAAACGGATTGTCCCGATGGTAAAACTTTATTGATAACCCAAGAACCATTTGAGATTTACAATCAACTGGTTTTAGAACATAGACCTTTTATAATTCAAAATCATGCTATAGCTGAGACCGCCTATATTCATCCAACGGCTATCATTGAATCGCAGGTTGTTATTGGCCATCATGTAGTCATAGGTGCACACAGTCATATTCAAAGCAATGCAGTATTGGGTGAATACACAGTAATAGGCAACCATGTCACAATTCAATCTGGTGCGCTATTAGGTACAGATGCTTTTTACTTTAAGAAAACAGCTCAAGGATACCGCAAATGGAGATCTTGTGGTAGAGTCATTATTCACGATCAGGTAGATATTGGTGCTGGCTGTACAATAAATAAAGGAGTCTCAGGGGATACCATCATTGGAGAAGGAACCAAAATAGACTGTCAGGTTCATGTAGGACATGGTGTCGTTATCGGTAAACAATGCCTGATCGCTGCTCAGGTTGGAATTGCAGGTAAAACAAAAATAGGAAATCAAGTCACGATCTATGGTCAAGTTGGCATCGCACAAAATATTGAAATCGGTGACAAAGTAGTTTTATTGGCACGTTCAGGAGTTGGAAAGAATCTTGAAAGCGGTAAAACATATTTTGGCACTCCATGCGAAGAAGCTCGTAGCATGATGAGAGAAATGGCTACCGTTAAAAAATTAGTCGAAGAATATCAAAATAAAAAATAGCCTAACATCCTAACATCCCAACATCCCTCCAGCCCTCCAGCCCTTCAGCCCTTCAGCCCTCCAGTCCTCCCTACAGCCCTCCAGCCCTACATCCCTCCAGCCCTTCAGCCCTTCAGTCCTCCCTCCAGCCCTTCAGCCCTTCAGCCCTTCAGTCCTCCCTACAGCTCTCCAGCCCTACATCCCTCCAGCCCTTCAGCCCTTCAGTCCTCCCTCCAGCCCTCCAGCCCTTCAGCCCTCCAGACCTCCAGACCTCCAGACCTCCAGACCTCCAGACCTTCCCCCTTCCTTCAACTACATTTCCTTGCCACCAAATGACTTAGTTTTTCAATTAAAACAAAAAAGAAATAAGAAGCGATTACCACACAAGGAATCGCAAGTAATATCAGTTGGATGCGATTTTCATTGGGATAGGTTCTTAAACAAGCATCTATCATAGACCAACCAATCTGAAGATGTATTAAATAGAAGGAATACGATATTTTTCCAAGAAACTTAAGGGGTTGTATAGACAAGCTAAAAAACTTGATAAAAAATACGGCAAAAACAACTGCTGATAAATGATAGATGTCAAAACACCAATACGTTAAGATAAATAATAGGGTGATTGCAATCCAAAAATGTTTAGAAGTGATGGTTCCGATATGCGCATTAAAAAGGATAATGCCAAATGCAAAGTGACAACCGTAATACATTACCGTGTGATTCCATTCTAACCACCGACCGAGACAAAATACGAGCAATACAGAATAGCTGACCCATTTGTTTTTAAATAAAAGCAAGGGAAAAATCAAAGCCATTAATAAATAATATTGGATCTCAATGGCTAAACTCCAATAAATTCCTTTCATCCAGGCTTGATTTACAAAATCATTGATATGTAACAAATGATAGAAAAGATCTTTGAAATCAACGGTTATCACTTTGTCTTCATAATGTCTGAAAAAGGTAGAGAAATAGTCTATAATAAATATCAAAATAATACTACACCAATAGGGTGGCTCGATTCGGGCAAGTCTTTTTAACATGAATTTTCCGGATTGCCGTAAATCATAATGACTTTTGTACATGGTGTAGGGGATGACAAATCCTGAAATCACAAAAAAGATCTCGACCCCTAGATAGCCTCTGGAAAACAAATACCGGAAACTGCTTTCAAGTGGTAGAAAGCCTTCTGTAAAATGGTAGAGGCATACAAGCAATGCTACAATGCCCCTTAACATGTCAATAGAATCCAGATGCCTTTTATGCATAGAAGTCCTAAAGATAAAAGGGAAATTAATATGAGATCAAAGCTTATTTTTACGCAATGATGCTTTACCAGTTAAAACGATCTTTGTTTAAATGCATTTTCTTTATAGGTCTCTGTTATGTACGATTGTTGGGAGGGAAAGTAGATACGATTTCCATTCCAAGTGCAGCGATGAACAAATCCTTCAATGCCTTGGTTTTTCTTCCTTCCAATTATGAGCAGAGCAATAAATCGTATCCAGTGCTTTATTTATTGCACGGCCATAGCAGCGATCCTTCCAGTTGGTATTTTGTGATTCCTAAAATTCGTGAATGGGCAGATCGATATCAAATGATTTTGGTATGTCCGGACGGAGATTATGACAGTTGGTATCTGGATGGTCCAAATAAAACAGATCGTAAATTTGAAACCTATATTGCACTCGAAGTGCCGAAGTTTATCGATCAATGTTACAGAAGTCTAAAAGGCAGAGAATCCAGAGGAATTAGTGGAATCAGTATGGGCGGACACGGCGCTGTTTATTTGGCTCACAAACATCCCGATCAATTCAGTTGTATTGGAAGTAGCAGTGGAGGTCTGGATTTAATTCCTTTTTACAGAGAATGGAATTTATACAAGCTATTAGGCGATCCTATAAAAAACAGAACCCGCTGGGAGCAATCCAGTTGCTTATATCTTTTAAATCAACATGCTTTTAAAAATCAAAAACTGTATATAGATTGTGGAACAGAGGATTTTTTTTTGGAAGTCAATCGAACGTTTCATAAGAAATTAGAAGAATTACGCATCCTTCATCGCTACGTTGAAAGTAAAGGGGATCATAGCATTCCTTATTGGAGATCCGCATATGAAAAGCAAATCCTATTCTTTGATAAAAATTTGGCCAAAGGCAATTGATATTGAATTAACATAAGCAACAAATGAAGATTCCATATGCATAAGACAAAATCAAAGGCAAGATTATTATAGAAAAGCAAGAGAATAAATTTTGCTTTTTAAATTTTCAAATTCAAATAAATTATTTTTATTATATTGGGCTGATCTGAATTTATGGTTTTTTGAACATTATAATAATCAATTAAGGGATCGCCTGATTTAAAAAAATGGAAATGATTCGGTCATTGGCCAAAATGTGTAATGTAAAACTGAGTACATCTTACATTCATATGTTCAATTTTATCTTGAACAATGGCTATTCGTATTAAATTTGTGCATAAATTGACAAGCGGTATTTTGAAAAAAGTTTTAATCATAGACGACGAAGAAAAGTTAAAAACTTTATTAGCACGAATTATTAGTTTGGAAGGCTTTGAGGTTTTGCTAGCAGGTGATTGCAAATCAGCTTGGAAAAACTTAGAACAAAATGAAGTGGATGTGGTACTTTGCGATGTAAAACTTCCTGACGGCAATGGGGTTGAATTCTCAAAGAAGATTAAGGA
This window contains:
- a CDS encoding UDP-3-O-(3-hydroxymyristoyl)glucosamine N-acyltransferase, producing the protein MKLSNPIPVKQLADRFNMKLIGNPDQLIYGINEIHKVISGDLTFVDVEKYYSKSIHSDATVILINKETDCPDGKTLLITQEPFEIYNQLVLEHRPFIIQNHAIAETAYIHPTAIIESQVVIGHHVVIGAHSHIQSNAVLGEYTVIGNHVTIQSGALLGTDAFYFKKTAQGYRKWRSCGRVIIHDQVDIGAGCTINKGVSGDTIIGEGTKIDCQVHVGHGVVIGKQCLIAAQVGIAGKTKIGNQVTIYGQVGIAQNIEIGDKVVLLARSGVGKNLESGKTYFGTPCEEARSMMREMATVKKLVEEYQNKK
- a CDS encoding acyltransferase, with protein sequence MHKRHLDSIDMLRGIVALLVCLYHFTEGFLPLESSFRYLFSRGYLGVEIFFVISGFVIPYTMYKSHYDLRQSGKFMLKRLARIEPPYWCSIILIFIIDYFSTFFRHYEDKVITVDFKDLFYHLLHINDFVNQAWMKGIYWSLAIEIQYYLLMALIFPLLLFKNKWVSYSVLLVFCLGRWLEWNHTVMYYGCHFAFGIILFNAHIGTITSKHFWIAITLLFILTYWCFDIYHLSAVVFAVFFIKFFSLSIQPLKFLGKISYSFYLIHLQIGWSMIDACLRTYPNENRIQLILLAIPCVVIASYFFFVLIEKLSHLVARKCS
- a CDS encoding prolyl oligopeptidase family serine peptidase, translated to MMLYQLKRSLFKCIFFIGLCYVRLLGGKVDTISIPSAAMNKSFNALVFLPSNYEQSNKSYPVLYLLHGHSSDPSSWYFVIPKIREWADRYQMILVCPDGDYDSWYLDGPNKTDRKFETYIALEVPKFIDQCYRSLKGRESRGISGISMGGHGAVYLAHKHPDQFSCIGSSSGGLDLIPFYREWNLYKLLGDPIKNRTRWEQSSCLYLLNQHAFKNQKLYIDCGTEDFFLEVNRTFHKKLEELRILHRYVESKGDHSIPYWRSAYEKQILFFDKNLAKGN